From a region of the Lusitaniella coriacea LEGE 07157 genome:
- a CDS encoding NUDIX hydrolase yields the protein MSESYEPPQLLKQNLLYRGRKFNFEVNRLRLPNRAEGDWECIRHPGGSLAIPVTSEGKLVLVRQYRFSVQRRLLEFPAGTVEVGEDPEKTIRREIEEETGYTAQTWKPLGRFPIAPGYSDEYIYAFLAQDLEKLEHPPAQDIDEDIEVVLMTPEQLEQAILMGDAVDGKSISSFFLARSFLTS from the coding sequence ATGTCAGAAAGCTACGAACCCCCCCAACTCCTCAAACAAAACTTGCTCTACCGAGGGCGGAAATTCAACTTCGAGGTCAACCGCCTTCGCTTGCCCAATCGAGCAGAAGGAGACTGGGAATGTATTCGCCATCCCGGTGGTTCCCTCGCCATTCCCGTCACCTCGGAAGGGAAATTGGTTTTAGTGCGTCAATACCGCTTTTCCGTTCAGCGAAGACTGTTGGAATTTCCCGCAGGAACTGTGGAAGTTGGCGAAGATCCTGAAAAAACCATTCGACGAGAAATTGAAGAAGAAACGGGCTATACCGCTCAAACCTGGAAACCGCTCGGTCGTTTTCCCATCGCACCAGGATACTCCGACGAGTACATTTATGCTTTTCTCGCCCAAGATTTGGAAAAACTCGAACATCCCCCCGCGCAAGATATCGACGAAGATATTGAAGTCGTTTTGATGACCCCCGAACAACTCGAACAGGCGATTCTAATGGGGGATGCGGTGGATGGAAAATCCATTTCTAGTTTTTTCCTCGCGCGATCGTTTTTAACCTCATAG
- a CDS encoding SRPBCC family protein → MLHFQYSSIIRAPVEVVWAFHERPDILQVLTPPWQPVRVLRREGGLEVGAISAFQLFLGPLPIEWVARHTEYDRGRLFVDEQIKGPMDSWVHRHQFIPEGSTTRLTDSIDYAIPGGWLAEFLLGWWVDSRLREMFRYRHEVTQRECES, encoded by the coding sequence ATGTTGCATTTCCAATATTCCTCCATAATCCGCGCGCCTGTTGAGGTGGTGTGGGCTTTTCACGAACGTCCCGATATCCTTCAAGTTCTGACCCCTCCTTGGCAACCCGTCCGCGTTCTGCGTCGCGAAGGGGGATTAGAAGTCGGGGCAATTTCTGCGTTTCAACTTTTCCTCGGTCCCCTGCCGATAGAATGGGTGGCACGACACACCGAATACGATCGCGGGCGACTCTTTGTAGACGAGCAAATTAAAGGCCCAATGGACTCCTGGGTACATCGCCATCAATTCATCCCAGAAGGCAGCACGACTCGCCTCACCGACTCCATTGACTACGCGATACCGGGGGGATGGTTGGCAGAATTTTTGCTGGGTTGGTGGGTTGATTCGCGCCTGCGAGAAATGTTTCGCTATCGCCATGAAGTGACTCAAAGAGAGTGCGAATCTTAA
- the pheA gene encoding prephenate dehydratase, producing MTLSIAHLGPAGTNTETAALAYAAHLTQTTHQEVLLCAYPNIAQTLHAVAYQEAQLAVVPVENSIGGSVAITLDSFWQLKGLQIQEALVLPIAHVLLSHGESLEQLQTVYSHPQALAQCQDWLERFLPSVRLRATNSTTEALQHLKLELTAGAIASHRAAELYNLPILAEDINDYPDNCTRFWVVGLQPRTSGTYLSLAFSMPANVPGALVKPLQTFARQEINMSRIESRPTKRSLGEYIFFIDLEANTANAGVCSALEELKDYTEDLKIFGNYNVLPLPK from the coding sequence ATGACCCTCTCTATCGCCCATTTAGGGCCGGCTGGAACGAACACGGAAACGGCGGCTTTAGCCTATGCCGCTCACCTCACCCAAACAACCCATCAGGAGGTATTGTTATGTGCCTATCCCAACATTGCTCAAACGCTTCACGCTGTTGCTTATCAAGAGGCACAATTGGCAGTGGTTCCCGTGGAAAACTCGATTGGTGGGAGTGTTGCGATAACGCTAGATAGCTTCTGGCAGCTTAAGGGACTGCAAATTCAAGAGGCTTTAGTTTTGCCCATTGCGCACGTTTTGCTCTCCCACGGGGAATCTCTCGAACAACTCCAAACGGTTTATTCCCATCCCCAAGCCCTCGCTCAGTGTCAGGATTGGTTGGAGCGTTTTTTGCCTTCTGTGCGTTTGAGGGCGACCAATTCGACCACAGAGGCATTACAACATCTCAAACTCGAATTAACAGCAGGCGCGATCGCGTCCCACCGAGCCGCCGAACTCTACAATCTGCCCATTCTCGCTGAGGATATTAACGATTATCCTGATAATTGCACGCGGTTTTGGGTCGTGGGTTTGCAGCCCAGAACGAGCGGGACTTACCTCTCTCTCGCCTTTAGTATGCCAGCAAACGTGCCGGGGGCATTAGTCAAACCCCTACAGACTTTTGCTCGACAGGAGATTAACATGAGTCGCATTGAATCCCGTCCCACCAAGCGCTCCCTTGGGGAATATATTTTCTTTATCGACCTCGAAGCCAATACCGCCAATGCTGGGGTTTGCTCGGCTTTAGAGGAACTAAAAGACTATACCGAAGACCTTAAAATTTTTGGCAATTACAACGTTCTACCCCTACCCAAATAG
- a CDS encoding sigma-70 family RNA polymerase sigma factor — MSQSVSAPWSTVEVTPQASVSPEKLPNYDLILRCQEGLKPNRAAFAELLRRYKSHVEKILYHLAPDWQDRADLSQEVWIRVYRNIKRLNDPSKFKGWLGRIATNLFYDELRKRKRVAAPLSLDAPRQMSDGEMTWEIASDAPGPDDRLATREFYDKLHGAIADLPEAFRTTIVLREIQGLAYEEIAEITGVSLGTVKSRIARARARLQSDLQPYLEG, encoded by the coding sequence ATGAGTCAATCCGTTTCTGCACCCTGGTCAACCGTTGAGGTCACACCTCAAGCATCAGTGTCTCCTGAGAAACTTCCTAACTACGACCTGATTTTACGCTGTCAGGAAGGTCTTAAGCCTAACCGAGCAGCTTTTGCCGAACTATTGCGTCGGTACAAGTCTCACGTGGAGAAAATTCTGTACCATCTCGCCCCTGACTGGCAAGATCGCGCCGATTTGTCCCAAGAAGTTTGGATTCGAGTGTATCGAAATATCAAACGCTTGAACGATCCGAGTAAATTTAAGGGGTGGCTGGGTCGTATTGCCACGAATTTGTTTTATGACGAGTTGCGCAAGCGCAAGCGCGTAGCAGCGCCCCTATCCTTAGATGCGCCACGCCAAATGAGCGATGGGGAAATGACTTGGGAGATCGCCTCCGATGCACCGGGTCCTGACGATCGCCTAGCCACGCGAGAATTTTACGACAAACTTCACGGCGCGATCGCGGATTTACCCGAAGCCTTTCGTACAACAATCGTACTGCGAGAAATCCAAGGTTTAGCCTACGAAGAAATTGCCGAAATTACAGGGGTTTCTTTGGGAACCGTAAAATCCAGAATTGCCAGAGCAAGAGCGAGATTGCAATCTGACTTGCAACCCTATTTAGAGGGATAA
- a CDS encoding GumC family protein, translated as MTSPLVKRFLVNFDENKLLSLFSFVVIVGASGFVSMLIPPPEPIPTKYQASGTLSYAPQPPTFTETGATLQQQGQETISEGVLLSDQILKPIATQTELEPELLIEQTEIEFPDEDDKEEGKPFAIDVKYTDVDPERAAATATLLMKYMVDQSRALNTAMLRARIDSLRTRLALAQREQESAEKAFYKFISQEGAALVAAEDGTLFTGISGAQQQQRQLRLTLEGVDAQIQSISARLGLTSEQAYTSSILSADPIIGNLRGQLLDIEMQINPLEEKLRPEHPQMKQLLEQKQGLEKLLQERYAELIGTGLLVPLPGQIRKESSLDPARQELANRLVNLQTQKDTLVSQLVSLQRQERELKQQYERFPTKQLEKARLQQQMQLKQTLSTNMLSALVDAQSAEAETTGSLSIAQPPVLAQIPGETPGGLHPLVAIGGGTVLGFLISGGLIFLLSMFDNRLHTSKEIQAILSEREVMLLGELPFIFNLDANLEETPILRDYNLSDLHFYELVRSSIRRRTAKAPKIVLVTSVMEGEGKTVMAYNLAIASASAGKRTLLLEADLRSPSAASHFQMQPDPDAKLEPLSYYGSRSEYLQLVPEVENLYIVPSAGPQAKAALVLESSEMRRLLEDARGRFDLVIIDSPSLSVCNDTLLLEPLADGLIVTTRPGVTQKPSLESTLDRIIEAELPLLGAVINGVPRSELSTPSHYDLEEEQFPRFGSGNRVGELEEDNDAQLPQEIGSR; from the coding sequence ATGACTTCACCTCTTGTTAAGCGCTTTCTCGTTAACTTCGACGAAAACAAACTACTGAGTTTATTTAGTTTTGTCGTCATTGTTGGGGCATCTGGATTTGTTTCAATGCTCATCCCTCCCCCCGAACCCATTCCGACAAAATACCAAGCGAGTGGAACCCTCAGTTATGCACCTCAACCCCCGACATTCACTGAAACTGGCGCAACCTTACAGCAGCAAGGGCAAGAAACCATCAGCGAAGGAGTACTGCTCTCCGATCAAATCCTAAAACCCATCGCCACCCAAACCGAACTCGAACCCGAACTACTCATCGAACAAACAGAAATCGAATTTCCTGACGAAGACGACAAAGAGGAAGGCAAACCCTTTGCAATTGATGTCAAATATACTGATGTCGATCCGGAGCGAGCAGCAGCAACTGCTACTTTATTGATGAAGTATATGGTCGATCAAAGTCGCGCCCTCAACACGGCAATGTTAAGGGCAAGAATTGACTCTTTGCGAACGCGATTGGCTCTAGCACAACGAGAGCAGGAAAGTGCAGAAAAAGCTTTCTACAAATTTATCAGTCAAGAGGGCGCGGCATTAGTTGCCGCAGAAGATGGCACGCTCTTTACCGGAATTAGCGGCGCTCAACAACAACAACGACAACTCAGATTGACCCTAGAAGGGGTAGACGCTCAAATTCAAAGTATTAGCGCTCGCCTCGGACTCACCTCAGAGCAAGCCTATACCTCTTCAATTCTCAGTGCCGACCCAATTATTGGCAATTTGCGCGGACAACTGCTCGATATTGAAATGCAGATTAATCCCCTAGAGGAAAAATTGCGTCCGGAACATCCTCAAATGAAGCAGTTGCTCGAACAGAAACAGGGATTAGAAAAGCTTTTACAAGAACGCTATGCAGAGTTAATCGGAACGGGGTTGCTTGTTCCCCTTCCCGGTCAAATTCGCAAAGAAAGTAGCTTAGATCCCGCGCGACAGGAACTTGCCAATCGACTCGTTAATTTGCAAACTCAAAAGGATACCCTCGTCAGTCAACTGGTTTCCCTACAACGACAAGAACGCGAACTGAAACAGCAATACGAGCGCTTTCCCACCAAACAGCTCGAAAAAGCCCGCTTGCAACAGCAGATGCAACTCAAGCAAACTCTCTCGACAAATATGCTTTCCGCACTGGTGGATGCTCAGTCTGCGGAGGCGGAAACAACGGGAAGCTTGAGCATTGCACAACCTCCGGTTTTGGCTCAAATTCCTGGCGAAACTCCCGGAGGATTGCACCCTCTTGTTGCCATTGGCGGCGGAACGGTTTTGGGCTTTTTAATTTCGGGGGGATTGATTTTCCTCCTGTCTATGTTTGACAACCGCTTGCATACTTCCAAAGAAATTCAGGCGATTCTATCCGAACGAGAAGTTATGTTGCTGGGAGAGTTACCATTTATTTTTAATTTGGATGCGAATTTAGAGGAAACGCCAATTCTAAGAGATTACAATCTCAGCGATCTCCATTTTTACGAATTGGTACGCAGTAGCATTCGCCGCCGAACGGCAAAAGCGCCCAAGATTGTTTTGGTGACGAGCGTGATGGAGGGGGAAGGAAAAACGGTTATGGCTTATAACCTCGCGATCGCGTCGGCGAGTGCAGGCAAGCGAACCCTACTCCTAGAAGCAGATTTGCGCTCCCCCTCAGCCGCCTCTCACTTCCAAATGCAACCGGATCCGGATGCTAAACTCGAACCCCTCAGTTACTATGGCTCCCGCAGCGAATACCTGCAACTCGTTCCGGAAGTGGAAAATTTATACATCGTTCCCAGTGCGGGACCCCAGGCAAAAGCCGCTTTAGTGCTTGAGTCGAGTGAAATGCGCCGACTGCTAGAAGACGCACGAGGGCGTTTCGATCTCGTGATTATCGATAGTCCTTCCCTCTCAGTCTGTAACGACACGCTACTGCTCGAACCCCTCGCAGACGGTTTGATCGTGACAACCCGTCCCGGCGTAACTCAAAAACCAAGTTTAGAATCTACCCTCGATCGAATTATCGAGGCAGAACTTCCGTTGTTGGGCGCTGTGATTAATGGCGTTCCGCGTTCTGAGCTATCGACTCCTTCCCATTACGATCTTGAAGAAGAACAATTTCCTCGGTTTGGAAGCGGCAATCGCGTTGGAGAATTAGAGGAAGACAATGACGCACAACTCCCCCAGGAAATTGGCTCCCGCTAG
- the crtB gene encoding cyanoexosortase B has product MQIQQKLPSVVEKNGFYLLLFALLALLYTPLLWHWVDGWLNKSISIEHEYFSHGLIGLPFAAYIVWENRHKWERLRDRAQPLGAILLGLGASFYLTGISEWVNLSFPIVLTGLCLWLKGIEGLKLQKYALLFVLLATPNSIPYLITPYTLPLQTFIAGTAGFILIHLGIPVEVEGIYLTVGGKLVEVAPYCAGLKMLFTSLYVALMLLYWTDAIRSRRKTVLLLAGAATLSVLANIIRNTLLTFFHGTGRTDAFVWLHDSWGGDVYSACMLGLIVVLLKVIERADAQMDWKTSGANTNGKLESQEEA; this is encoded by the coding sequence ATGCAAATCCAACAAAAACTGCCCTCCGTCGTGGAGAAAAATGGATTTTACCTGCTCTTATTTGCACTTTTAGCCCTGCTTTATACCCCCCTGTTGTGGCATTGGGTTGATGGCTGGTTGAATAAAAGTATTAGTATCGAACACGAATATTTCAGTCACGGATTGATTGGTCTTCCTTTTGCTGCTTATATTGTCTGGGAAAATCGTCACAAATGGGAAAGATTGCGCGATCGCGCCCAGCCATTAGGAGCTATTTTATTGGGTTTGGGAGCGAGTTTCTATCTTACAGGAATTTCTGAGTGGGTCAATCTCTCCTTTCCCATTGTTCTCACCGGACTCTGTTTATGGCTCAAAGGAATTGAAGGATTAAAACTACAAAAGTACGCACTCCTTTTTGTCCTTCTGGCAACCCCCAACTCAATTCCCTACCTCATTACCCCTTACACCTTACCCCTACAAACCTTTATTGCTGGAACCGCAGGATTTATTCTCATCCATTTGGGAATTCCTGTAGAAGTCGAAGGCATTTACCTCACTGTTGGCGGCAAACTGGTGGAAGTTGCACCCTATTGTGCGGGGTTAAAAATGTTATTTACCAGCTTGTATGTCGCTTTGATGTTGCTGTATTGGACTGATGCGATTCGCTCGCGTCGCAAGACGGTTTTACTGTTAGCGGGTGCTGCAACCCTAAGCGTTCTAGCAAACATTATTCGCAATACACTCCTCACCTTCTTCCACGGAACGGGACGAACAGACGCTTTTGTTTGGCTGCACGATAGCTGGGGCGGCGATGTTTATTCAGCCTGTATGTTGGGATTAATTGTGGTCTTGCTGAAAGTTATCGAACGTGCTGACGCACAAATGGACTGGAAAACCAGTGGTGCCAATACCAACGGCAAACTAGAATCCCAGGAGGAAGCATGA
- a CDS encoding late competence development ComFB family protein, producing the protein MSSIEKIVEQALQDGYLTPTMEAEVGRICDTASELSIEEYMALDRLMGSLLTGEVVAVPRKQFINVMEELVLSEAITRVAEIEATSDKVLDVGDIAAYALNRLPPLYATTEEGASYQRKRAKQELQTLIDQEIGAAIDRNITNTEYREGREPIKSGGQGVGGDVLKQVSNLLQSYARDFEASPSQEL; encoded by the coding sequence ATGAGTAGTATAGAAAAGATTGTCGAACAAGCGTTACAGGATGGTTATCTCACGCCCACGATGGAAGCTGAGGTCGGGCGTATTTGCGATACCGCTTCAGAGCTGTCGATTGAAGAGTATATGGCACTCGATCGGCTGATGGGATCGCTACTGACTGGAGAAGTCGTAGCCGTCCCGCGCAAGCAATTCATCAACGTGATGGAAGAGTTGGTACTATCTGAAGCAATTACCCGCGTTGCCGAAATCGAAGCAACAAGCGATAAAGTTCTAGATGTGGGAGATATTGCAGCCTATGCTCTGAATAGACTGCCTCCGCTTTATGCAACGACTGAAGAAGGGGCAAGCTACCAACGGAAGCGCGCCAAACAAGAGTTGCAAACCTTGATCGACCAAGAAATTGGAGCCGCGATCGATCGCAATATTACCAATACCGAGTACAGAGAGGGACGCGAACCCATCAAATCCGGCGGTCAAGGGGTTGGGGGCGACGTACTCAAACAAGTGAGTAATTTGCTCCAATCCTACGCTCGCGATTTCGAGGCGAGTCCGTCCCAAGAACTCTAG
- the folK gene encoding 2-amino-4-hydroxy-6-hydroxymethyldihydropteridine diphosphokinase has protein sequence MESVKWAHCQKQIAAAIALGSNLGDSLKILEGALSILAKTPGIELKQTSSWYRTAPIGPPQPDYLNGCAVLKTPMAPLLLLETLLDVERQFGRERRERWGPRTLDLDLILFGDLIIEKPQLHIPHPRMRERAFVLIPLAEIAPDWVDPLTQKSIAQLRDAVNCSGVARLE, from the coding sequence ATGGAATCGGTAAAATGGGCGCACTGTCAAAAGCAGATCGCTGCCGCGATCGCGCTCGGTAGCAATTTAGGCGATTCCCTGAAAATCTTAGAGGGAGCGCTTTCCATTCTCGCGAAAACCCCCGGAATCGAACTCAAACAAACCTCCAGTTGGTATCGAACTGCCCCCATTGGTCCTCCTCAACCCGACTATCTCAATGGTTGCGCAGTACTCAAAACGCCAATGGCACCCCTTCTTTTACTCGAAACCCTATTGGATGTCGAACGCCAATTTGGGCGCGAACGCCGGGAACGCTGGGGACCGCGAACCCTCGACCTCGATTTAATTCTATTTGGCGATCTCATCATTGAAAAACCCCAACTACACATTCCCCATCCCCGCATGAGAGAACGCGCCTTTGTCCTCATTCCCCTCGCCGAAATTGCACCGGATTGGGTCGATCCCCTCACCCAAAAATCGATCGCGCAACTCCGAGACGCTGTAAACTGTTCTGGTGTGGCACGATTGGAATAA
- a CDS encoding M23 family metallopeptidase, translating to MRTIQSDRTLFAHSNLESGLRTSPKRSRFAVGFASIAVGWVALVNPAFALQVQLVPAQPQLGDTLSVTLEVEDSRSRPTVKMGQTTYPVFPLGNNRYRALVPTTPLNRPGSLTLEASGDGEVKVLRTTLRDRAFSTQRIRLSGGGSNATELELNRVAVFKSLVTPEKFWSGLFLRPTQGNVSTVFGVRRYYNGVFAENYYHRGVDYAASAGTSVIAPASGRVALVGRESEGFRVHGNTVGIDHGQGVLSIFLHLSRITANDGDFVQAGQQIGTVGSTGASTGPHLHWGLYVHGQAVDPVPWRFQGIE from the coding sequence ATGAGGACAATACAGAGCGATAGAACGCTCTTCGCTCATTCTAACCTTGAGTCGGGTTTGAGAACATCCCCCAAAAGGTCGCGATTTGCCGTTGGGTTTGCGAGCATTGCTGTTGGGTGGGTTGCACTGGTAAACCCGGCATTCGCGCTCCAAGTCCAGTTAGTGCCCGCACAGCCTCAATTGGGGGATACCCTCTCTGTCACCCTTGAGGTTGAGGATTCGCGATCGCGCCCAACCGTCAAGATGGGACAGACAACTTACCCGGTTTTTCCCTTGGGGAACAATCGCTATCGCGCCCTTGTCCCGACCACTCCCCTCAATCGTCCCGGTTCTTTGACTCTAGAAGCGTCGGGGGATGGAGAAGTGAAAGTCTTGAGAACGACTCTACGCGATCGCGCGTTCTCAACCCAACGGATTCGCTTGTCCGGTGGCGGTTCCAATGCAACAGAGCTAGAATTGAATCGCGTTGCCGTCTTCAAAAGTCTCGTAACCCCAGAAAAATTCTGGAGTGGGTTATTCTTGAGACCGACCCAGGGCAATGTTTCAACGGTTTTTGGGGTGCGTCGTTACTATAACGGCGTTTTTGCTGAGAATTACTATCATCGAGGAGTCGATTACGCAGCTTCGGCAGGGACTTCGGTTATTGCCCCCGCTAGCGGTCGAGTAGCTTTGGTGGGGCGAGAATCCGAGGGATTTCGAGTTCACGGAAATACAGTCGGGATCGACCACGGACAAGGAGTGTTAAGCATTTTTCTACATTTGAGTCGGATTACCGCAAACGATGGAGATTTCGTCCAAGCCGGTCAACAGATTGGCACCGTTGGCTCGACAGGTGCCTCCACAGGACCGCATTTACATTGGGGTCTTTACGTTCACGGACAGGCGGTAGATCCAGTACCTTGGAGATTTCAAGGGATCGAATGA
- a CDS encoding anti-sigma factor family protein, whose protein sequence is MTSNFESPNPIQPQTDSKIDMDSSGRDRFELLSAYLDGEANAAERKQVQQWLDTDSDVQQLYQRLLKLRQGLRTLPVPASEKSAQEISEGVFRQLDRHRFQRAIALGGGALVAVFVGLLPGLLSGNSVPNWRMANTNESPSAATAELPVAGEALKIAVNQPIVEIPKAAVATPEKSIDSGNPNP, encoded by the coding sequence ATGACTTCTAATTTCGAGTCTCCTAATCCCATTCAGCCACAAACCGATAGCAAAATTGATATGGATAGCTCCGGACGCGATCGCTTTGAGCTGCTCAGTGCCTACCTCGATGGCGAGGCAAACGCAGCAGAACGCAAACAAGTACAGCAGTGGCTCGATACCGATAGCGACGTTCAACAGCTCTACCAGCGACTGTTGAAGCTGCGTCAGGGGTTGCGAACCCTGCCAGTCCCGGCTTCAGAAAAATCCGCGCAAGAAATCTCCGAGGGTGTTTTTCGTCAGCTCGATCGACATCGCTTCCAACGCGCGATCGCGCTGGGAGGAGGAGCGCTGGTTGCCGTATTCGTGGGTCTGCTTCCCGGTCTTCTCTCTGGCAACTCAGTCCCCAATTGGCGCATGGCGAACACGAACGAATCTCCTAGCGCTGCAACAGCAGAACTCCCCGTTGCCGGTGAAGCGCTGAAAATTGCGGTGAACCAACCCATCGTCGAAATTCCCAAGGCTGCCGTTGCAACCCCAGAAAAGTCTATTGATTCGGGCAACCCCAACCCTTAA
- a CDS encoding polysaccharide biosynthesis/export family protein, protein MRKDFGRPINSTLWTLLSGSVVLSMAVPLLPARAIAPQDNFAPLDAMGSELTEKEPLEESPLNNQLPVISVDRAIAPQNGSGAKSNPSPFSLEGNTLNSQLPVIPTQQPPTPPPAFEPNPNPFPRSIPQTFGPEGPIPPTGYSTPPFEFDYYNQFNRYRLGIGDGLAISVPEFPEFNFQGAVNIEGNIIVPILGMVPVVGLTLEEVDAKISYELARRFLKTVPNVTTTLTNPRPATITVIGEVFEPGFYNLIPGAEVDEAIIAAQGSTSNADLRKVLIRRPLIDGTVIEREVNVFAALQNGTNLPPLRLQDGDSVVVPKLTVGNNQDYDRRLAARSTVSENFIIVRVLSYPDQTLGEITINNGSTFIDAITQIGPNLEEADMDSIGLLRFDPEAGTFVGQKLDAIAAIEGDVSQDILLQNDDVLVLRRSTFAKLDFILRTVTRPINSILDLLNFGRDTVEQSIPDLFRDRDNRNNNNNNNNNNNNNNRNNNNN, encoded by the coding sequence ATGCGTAAAGACTTCGGAAGACCCATCAATTCAACTCTCTGGACGCTCCTATCGGGTTCTGTCGTCCTCTCAATGGCGGTTCCCTTGCTCCCCGCGCGCGCGATCGCGCCCCAAGATAATTTTGCTCCATTAGACGCAATGGGGTCGGAATTGACCGAGAAAGAGCCGCTTGAGGAAAGTCCCTTGAACAACCAACTCCCCGTCATCTCCGTAGATCGCGCGATCGCGCCGCAGAACGGATCGGGTGCAAAATCCAACCCGTCGCCTTTCTCCCTTGAAGGGAATACCCTCAACAGCCAACTCCCCGTTATTCCCACCCAACAACCCCCCACACCGCCTCCCGCCTTCGAGCCGAATCCAAACCCCTTCCCGCGATCGATTCCTCAAACCTTTGGTCCCGAAGGGCCTATCCCGCCAACCGGATACTCCACTCCTCCCTTCGAGTTCGACTATTACAACCAATTCAATCGCTATCGCCTGGGGATTGGCGATGGTTTAGCCATCAGTGTCCCAGAATTTCCCGAATTTAATTTCCAAGGAGCCGTCAATATTGAAGGCAACATTATCGTTCCGATTCTGGGAATGGTTCCTGTTGTGGGACTGACCCTAGAGGAGGTCGATGCCAAAATTAGTTACGAACTCGCTCGCCGCTTCCTCAAAACAGTTCCAAACGTCACGACCACTCTGACCAATCCTCGTCCCGCAACGATTACCGTGATTGGGGAAGTCTTTGAGCCTGGTTTTTATAACCTCATCCCCGGTGCAGAAGTAGACGAAGCGATTATTGCCGCGCAGGGAAGTACCTCTAACGCCGATTTGCGCAAAGTTCTCATTCGGCGACCTTTGATTGATGGAACCGTCATCGAGCGCGAAGTTAATGTCTTTGCCGCCTTGCAAAATGGTACAAACCTGCCGCCGTTGCGCTTGCAAGATGGGGATTCGGTCGTTGTTCCCAAATTAACTGTCGGCAACAACCAAGACTACGACCGCCGTTTAGCTGCTAGGTCAACTGTCTCTGAAAACTTTATTATCGTGCGTGTCCTCAGCTATCCCGATCAAACCTTGGGAGAAATTACCATCAATAACGGCAGTACCTTTATTGATGCAATTACACAAATTGGCCCCAATCTCGAGGAAGCAGATATGGACTCCATTGGCTTGCTGCGCTTCGATCCCGAAGCGGGAACCTTTGTCGGTCAAAAGCTCGACGCGATCGCGGCAATTGAAGGCGATGTTTCTCAAGATATTTTGCTGCAAAACGACGATGTTCTCGTTCTTCGACGCAGCACCTTCGCCAAACTAGATTTCATTTTGCGTACCGTTACTCGACCCATTAACAGTATCCTAGACTTACTCAACTTTGGTCGAGATACCGTCGAGCAATCAATCCCCGACTTATTTAGGGATAGAGACAATAGAAATAACAACAATAATAATAATAATAACAATAATAATAACAATAGAAATAACAACAACAACTAA
- a CDS encoding cyanoexosortase B system-associated protein, protein MKSGEVEGLSSLKRKSFPIAKGAIALLLLLLLFVGAVPSYLKGKWSWVKPPNIENLKEIKSITNNGIDLPGWKTLEQAKLRIGGHKWSAQTITQEDRKPIVLLLRPPNDHKGQPEVEWMDIAGVEKWKIDSLRKLAQTVETENASIPVTARFFKAWTDRDTFAVVQWYAWSTAGNPAPSQWFFADQRAQLNRERRPWVAVSFKIPIDPLKDRDIETIRPFAESLTQQIQKTLVKDFLSPNHA, encoded by the coding sequence ATGAAAAGCGGGGAAGTCGAGGGACTGAGTTCCCTGAAGAGAAAATCGTTTCCCATTGCCAAGGGCGCGATCGCGCTCCTACTATTATTGCTCCTCTTTGTCGGTGCGGTTCCCAGTTATCTCAAGGGAAAATGGTCTTGGGTTAAACCTCCAAACATCGAAAATCTCAAAGAAATCAAAAGCATTACGAACAACGGAATTGACCTCCCCGGTTGGAAAACCCTCGAACAAGCCAAGCTTCGAATTGGCGGACACAAATGGTCGGCACAAACCATTACTCAAGAAGATCGCAAACCCATTGTTCTGCTTCTCCGTCCCCCAAACGATCACAAGGGACAGCCGGAAGTTGAATGGATGGATATTGCGGGTGTTGAAAAGTGGAAAATTGACTCGCTGCGCAAGCTCGCCCAAACTGTAGAAACCGAAAACGCCTCGATCCCCGTCACCGCACGCTTCTTTAAAGCTTGGACCGATCGGGATACTTTTGCTGTCGTCCAGTGGTATGCCTGGTCAACTGCGGGAAATCCCGCTCCCTCTCAGTGGTTTTTCGCAGACCAACGCGCTCAACTCAACCGCGAACGCCGACCTTGGGTTGCCGTCAGTTTCAAAATTCCCATCGATCCGCTCAAAGATCGAGATATTGAAACAATTCGACCCTTTGCAGAATCATTAACCCAACAGATTCAAAAGACGTTAGTTAAAGATTTCCTGTCCCCCAACCATGCGTAA